One window of the Delphinus delphis chromosome 20, mDelDel1.2, whole genome shotgun sequence genome contains the following:
- the LOC132416613 gene encoding F-box only protein 17 isoform X3 gives MGARLSRRRLPADPPIALDALPPELLVEVLSHVPPRALVTRCRPVCRAWRDVVDGPTVWLLQLARDRSAEGRALYAVAQRCPPNSEDEEEFPLCALARYCLRAPLGRNLIFNSCGEQGFRGWEVEHGGNGWAVEKNLILVPGAPSQTCFVTSFEWCFKRQLVDLVMEGVWQELLDSSQIEICVADWWGARENCGCIYRLRVRLLDMYENEVVKFSASPNPVLQWTERGCRQVSHVFTNFGKGIRYVSFEQYGRDTRSWVGHYGALVTHSSVRVRIRLS, from the exons ATGGGCGCCCGGCTTTCGCGGCGGCGGCTGCCCGCGGACCCGCCCATAGCCTTGGACGCGCTGCCGCCGGAGCTGCTCGTGGAGGTGCTGAGCCACGTGCCACCGCGAGCGTTAGTGACGCGCTGCCGCCCAGTGTGCCGCGCCTGGCGCGACGTGGTGGACGGGCCCACCGTGTGGCTGCTGCAGCTTGCCCGCGACCGCAGCGCGGAGGGCCGCGCTCTCTACGCGGTGGCCCAGCGCTGCCCGCCCAACAGCGAGGACGAGGAAGAGTTCCCGCTCTGCGCCCTGGCGCGCTACTGCCTGAGAGCGCCCCTCGGCCGCAACCTCATCTTCAACTCCTGCGGAGAGC AGGGCTTCAGAGGCTGGGAGGTGGAGCACGGCGGGAATGGCTGGGCTGTGGAAAAGAACCTAATACTGGTGCCGGGCGCTCCTTCCCAGACCTGCTTCGTGACTTCTTTCGA ATGGTGCTTCAAGAGGCAGCTTGTGGACTTGGTGATGGAGGGTGTGTGGCAGGAGCTGCTCGACAGCTCCCAGATCGAGATCTGTGTGGCCGACTG GTGGGGTGCCCGGGAGAACTGCGGCTGCATCTACCGGCTCCGGGTCCGCCTCCTGGACATGTACGAAAACGAAGTGGTCAAGTTCTCGGCATCACCCAACCCGGTCCTTCAGTGGACTGAAAGAGGCTGCCGACAG GTCTCCCACGTCTTTACCAACTTTGGCAAGGGCATCCGCTATGTGTCTTTTGAGCAGTATGGAAGAGACACGCGTTCCTGGGTGGGGCACTATGGTGCCCTCGTGACCCACTCCAGCGTGAGGGTCAGGATCCGCCTGTCCTAG
- the LOC132416613 gene encoding F-box only protein 17 isoform X2 → MGARLSRRRLPADPPIALDALPPELLVEVLSHVPPRALVTRCRPVCRAWRDVVDGPTVWLLQLARDRSAEGRALYAVAQRCPPNSEDEEEFPLCALARYCLRAPLGRNLIFNSCGEQGFRGWEVEHGGNGWAVEKNLILVPGAPSQTCFVTSFEWCFKRQLVDLVMEGVWQELLDSSQIEICVADWWGARENCGCIYRLRVRLLDMYENEVVKFSASPNPVLQWTERGCRQYFLRPFPHLSSASQSRLSFARIRSFGCFLHGYIPSAWSRARSPTSLPTLARASAMCLLSSMEETRVPGWGTMVPS, encoded by the exons ATGGGCGCCCGGCTTTCGCGGCGGCGGCTGCCCGCGGACCCGCCCATAGCCTTGGACGCGCTGCCGCCGGAGCTGCTCGTGGAGGTGCTGAGCCACGTGCCACCGCGAGCGTTAGTGACGCGCTGCCGCCCAGTGTGCCGCGCCTGGCGCGACGTGGTGGACGGGCCCACCGTGTGGCTGCTGCAGCTTGCCCGCGACCGCAGCGCGGAGGGCCGCGCTCTCTACGCGGTGGCCCAGCGCTGCCCGCCCAACAGCGAGGACGAGGAAGAGTTCCCGCTCTGCGCCCTGGCGCGCTACTGCCTGAGAGCGCCCCTCGGCCGCAACCTCATCTTCAACTCCTGCGGAGAGC AGGGCTTCAGAGGCTGGGAGGTGGAGCACGGCGGGAATGGCTGGGCTGTGGAAAAGAACCTAATACTGGTGCCGGGCGCTCCTTCCCAGACCTGCTTCGTGACTTCTTTCGA ATGGTGCTTCAAGAGGCAGCTTGTGGACTTGGTGATGGAGGGTGTGTGGCAGGAGCTGCTCGACAGCTCCCAGATCGAGATCTGTGTGGCCGACTG GTGGGGTGCCCGGGAGAACTGCGGCTGCATCTACCGGCTCCGGGTCCGCCTCCTGGACATGTACGAAAACGAAGTGGTCAAGTTCTCGGCATCACCCAACCCGGTCCTTCAGTGGACTGAAAGAGGCTGCCGACAG TATTTCCTCCGCCCTTTCCCCCATCTGTCTTCAGCGTCACAGTCTAGACTCAGCTTCGCCAGGATACGATCTTTTGGCTGCTTTCTTCACGGCTATATCCCCAGCGCCTGGAGCAGGGCCAG GTCTCCCACGTCTTTACCAACTTTGGCAAGGGCATCCGCTATGTGTCTTTTGAGCAGTATGGAAGAGACACGCGTTCCTGGGTGGGGCACTATGGTGCCCTCGTGA
- the MRPS12 gene encoding small ribosomal subunit protein uS12m → MSWSGLLRGLRTSLNHGLALAPRPWAPRPMATLNQMHRRGPPKHPPTKVGPTEGRPQLKGVVLRTFIRKPKKPNSANRKCCRVRLSTGREAVCFIPGEGHNLQEHHIVLVQGGRTQDLPGVKLTIVRGKYDCGHVQKKK, encoded by the exons ATGTCCTGGTCCGGCCTTCTCCGTGGCCTCCGCACGTCCCTAAATCATG GCCTAGCCCTGGCCCCGCGGCCTTGGGCCCCGCGTCCCATGGCCACCCTGAACCAGATGCACCGGCGGGGTCCTCCAAAGCATCCGCCTACGAAAGTGGGCCCCACGGAGGGCCGGCCACAGCTGAAGGGCGTGGTCCTGCGCACGTTCATCCGCAAGCCCAAGAAGCCCAACTCGGCCAACCGCAAATGCTGCCGCGTGCGGCTCAGCACCGGTCGGGAGGCCGTCTGCTTCATCCCCGGAGAAGGCCACAACCTGCAGGAGCACCACATCGTGCTCGTGCAGGGCGGCCGCACGCAGGACCTGCCCGGCGTCAAGCTCACCATCGTGCGGGGCAAGTACGACTGTGGCCACGTGCAGAAGAAGAAGtga
- the LOC132416613 gene encoding F-box only protein 17 isoform X1 has protein sequence MGARLSRRRLPADPPIALDALPPELLVEVLSHVPPRALVTRCRPVCRAWRDVVDGPTVWLLQLARDRSAEGRALYAVAQRCPPNSEDEEEFPLCALARYCLRAPLGRNLIFNSCGEQGFRGWEVEHGGNGWAVEKNLILVPGAPSQTCFVTSFDNLIVLSFTFRSLIHLECDVRFSLADPTGSRGWCFKRQLVDLVMEGVWQELLDSSQIEICVADWWGARENCGCIYRLRVRLLDMYENEVVKFSASPNPVLQWTERGCRQVSHVFTNFGKGIRYVSFEQYGRDTRSWVGHYGALVTHSSVRVRIRLS, from the exons ATGGGCGCCCGGCTTTCGCGGCGGCGGCTGCCCGCGGACCCGCCCATAGCCTTGGACGCGCTGCCGCCGGAGCTGCTCGTGGAGGTGCTGAGCCACGTGCCACCGCGAGCGTTAGTGACGCGCTGCCGCCCAGTGTGCCGCGCCTGGCGCGACGTGGTGGACGGGCCCACCGTGTGGCTGCTGCAGCTTGCCCGCGACCGCAGCGCGGAGGGCCGCGCTCTCTACGCGGTGGCCCAGCGCTGCCCGCCCAACAGCGAGGACGAGGAAGAGTTCCCGCTCTGCGCCCTGGCGCGCTACTGCCTGAGAGCGCCCCTCGGCCGCAACCTCATCTTCAACTCCTGCGGAGAGC AGGGCTTCAGAGGCTGGGAGGTGGAGCACGGCGGGAATGGCTGGGCTGTGGAAAAGAACCTAATACTGGTGCCGGGCGCTCCTTCCCAGACCTGCTTCGTGACTTCTTTCGA TAACCtcatagttttatcttttacatttagatctttaatccacctTGAATGTGATGTTCG CTTCTCATTGGCTGACCCAACAGGAAGTAGAGG ATGGTGCTTCAAGAGGCAGCTTGTGGACTTGGTGATGGAGGGTGTGTGGCAGGAGCTGCTCGACAGCTCCCAGATCGAGATCTGTGTGGCCGACTG GTGGGGTGCCCGGGAGAACTGCGGCTGCATCTACCGGCTCCGGGTCCGCCTCCTGGACATGTACGAAAACGAAGTGGTCAAGTTCTCGGCATCACCCAACCCGGTCCTTCAGTGGACTGAAAGAGGCTGCCGACAG GTCTCCCACGTCTTTACCAACTTTGGCAAGGGCATCCGCTATGTGTCTTTTGAGCAGTATGGAAGAGACACGCGTTCCTGGGTGGGGCACTATGGTGCCCTCGTGACCCACTCCAGCGTGAGGGTCAGGATCCGCCTGTCCTAG